Proteins from one Bacteroidota bacterium genomic window:
- a CDS encoding potassium transporter TrkG, which translates to MNFRAILSVLGFLVGCSGAAMLLGIPFSIYYGDDDIVPLLISSGISVSIGFVTWRLFKDDKQELGPREGFMIASLGWVAISLFGSLPFILSGSITNYTDAFFETISGFTTTGASILTDVEALPHGVLFWRSMTHWIGGMGIIVLSLAILPLLGVAGMQLYKAEAAGPTKDKLAPRIAETARLLWGVYVLLTFLETVLLLFGGMSLFDALCHSIGTVATGGFSTKNTSVAFFNSAYIDYVIGIFMFLSAVNFSLHFAALRGDVLNYFRNSEFKFYILWLGGAVVFVTLVNLFTQPGYGFLDAFRFSFFNVTSASSCTGFANADFALWASAAQLVIVLVMFPGGCAGSTTGAIKSVRILLLLRNTFAEVKRILHPDAIVPIKFNKRTVEPEVLSVIASFFVLYLTTYVVSVLIIVITGVDLVSALSGVAACMGGVGPGLNIVGPMGNYSSLPDLTKWVLSADMLLGRLELFTIMVIFTRSFWKV; encoded by the coding sequence ATGAATTTCAGAGCAATATTATCCGTATTGGGTTTTCTTGTGGGATGTTCGGGAGCTGCTATGCTGTTGGGCATTCCCTTCTCAATTTATTATGGTGATGATGATATTGTTCCTCTGCTGATTTCTTCCGGAATTTCAGTAAGTATCGGTTTTGTAACCTGGCGACTGTTCAAGGACGACAAACAAGAACTCGGTCCTCGCGAGGGCTTTATGATAGCTTCGCTCGGCTGGGTTGCTATCTCTCTCTTTGGATCACTCCCGTTTATTCTCTCCGGCTCGATCACAAATTATACCGATGCTTTTTTTGAAACAATTTCTGGTTTCACTACTACCGGTGCTTCGATATTGACCGATGTCGAAGCACTTCCGCACGGTGTTTTGTTTTGGAGAAGTATGACCCATTGGATTGGAGGGATGGGAATTATTGTTTTGTCGTTAGCGATACTTCCGTTGTTAGGAGTAGCCGGTATGCAGCTATATAAAGCTGAGGCAGCCGGACCTACAAAGGATAAACTCGCTCCGCGCATAGCCGAGACCGCCCGTTTATTATGGGGTGTTTATGTTTTATTAACCTTTCTTGAAACCGTTCTTTTGTTATTTGGTGGGATGTCCCTCTTCGATGCCTTGTGCCATTCAATAGGAACTGTTGCAACCGGAGGTTTTTCTACTAAGAATACAAGCGTCGCTTTTTTTAATTCAGCTTACATCGATTATGTAATCGGAATTTTTATGTTTCTATCGGCTGTCAATTTCAGCTTGCACTTCGCTGCTTTGCGTGGCGATGTGTTGAATTATTTTAGAAACAGCGAATTCAAATTTTATATCTTGTGGTTAGGCGGTGCCGTTGTTTTTGTTACGCTAGTAAATTTGTTCACTCAGCCGGGATACGGTTTTTTAGATGCATTCCGGTTTTCGTTCTTCAATGTTACATCGGCATCGAGTTGTACCGGATTTGCAAATGCCGATTTTGCTCTTTGGGCATCGGCGGCACAATTAGTAATTGTATTAGTTATGTTTCCGGGTGGGTGCGCCGGCTCAACTACAGGCGCCATAAAAAGCGTGAGAATTTTGCTGCTGCTGCGCAACACATTTGCCGAAGTAAAACGAATTCTCCATCCAGACGCAATCGTCCCCATTAAATTTAATAAACGTACTGTCGAACCTGAAGTTCTCTCGGTTATTGCTTCGTTCTTTGTTTTGTATCTGACTACTTACGTTGTTTCAGTTCTAATCATTGTAATTACGGGCGTTGACCTTGTTTCAGCATTGAGCGGTGTGGCTGCTTGCATGGGCGGCGTTGGTCCCGGTTTGAATATAGTTGGACCGATGGGAAACTATTCTTCATTACCCGATTTAACTAAATGGGTTCTGTCAGCCGATATGTTATTAGGCAGACTTGAACTGTTTACGATAATGGTGATATTTACAAGGTCGTTTTGGAAAGTGTAA
- a CDS encoding glycosyl hydrolase family 18 protein — MKNVKKLCAVIAVSMILICTFSLAIYAQNSNIWVSGYVASWTLHMGSGTDGNYGNMPYQALDLDAMTHVIMFAASIQSDGSIVYNNMVSSRRKPFNDYVHFKGKPIIMSVGGAGNTAFASAISATYRTNLVKNLMSSIRTEQYDGIDVDIEPVNASDTANIKLFIKELYDSLQTHHAYYDVSKKPLLTCAIYNYEKMWAGLSPYFDQINLMSYDFFGTWFGKSWHNNAPTSAPTDVDIYNSPMTTVQSKMQRYLNAGMPASKFGVGVDFNGYVWQGGLLADGSGNGITAPRQRWSTAPTMVGGKETQYYALRKKYIDTAATSYHYDNICKVPYIGIDNPGNTNDLYITYQDSSTVTEIINLARTNKLGGVIIWEVGGGYLGTTEFPAAQYPTLLRDPLLRAVKQAVGGTITSPSVTLPSVPTLQSPINASTAVIINPTLQWNTSAGANTYHIQVATSSSFVTYIANDSLHSSTSKQIADLEYRSSYFWRVRARNNVGYSGWSSVWSFTTDSLQIISVADNILYDDALKSPWMNASWSSTIDFSNAEQVSEGMFAMKAVQTGWGALRFRSGSWSVPVPVQLSQNQKLQFKVFSTTSGLSLRVNFSNDAAQTFPARIVSPTVGNWVVVSIPTDSLNPNSQVVHNLVIQNNSGNTVTFYIDALGISAAESPAITLAKTTLVSPVHNSIEQPTSLPLQWNAVQNALQYQLQVAKDSMFTLKVVDDSVISATVYQLSGLLSNTTYFWRVRAKSNTAIGQYSDVSKFKTMLLYIHVSLDKKSIDFGKVVVGKSKRDSILVTNSGNILANISHVLVSSTEYSITPQNFELAPGIQKKVYVTFSPTKKVTVNSKVLLLCESLNYTDTVAVTGRGVSTPKIVLNPASIALPIIPEGSSVVDSFKVYNIGEVETNIINVQSTNADFAVYPTSATIAAMDSQYFFVTISSEGNESKDGYIILQNDATILTDSMYVSVQSALGVGSEEFPKEFTLKQNYPNPFNPVTTISFQVPVNQYMTLKVYDLLGQEIATLVDGFKAAGSYEVQWNADSQPSGTYFYRLTAGSFTSVKKLLLLR, encoded by the coding sequence ATGAAAAACGTTAAAAAATTATGTGCGGTCATAGCAGTTAGCATGATCTTAATTTGTACTTTTTCACTTGCTATTTATGCTCAAAATTCAAATATATGGGTATCGGGATACGTTGCATCGTGGACACTGCATATGGGATCGGGAACTGACGGTAATTATGGGAATATGCCATATCAGGCGCTTGACCTTGATGCAATGACGCATGTAATAATGTTCGCTGCGTCGATTCAATCAGACGGTAGTATAGTTTATAATAATATGGTTTCTTCACGCCGTAAACCATTTAACGATTATGTACATTTTAAAGGGAAACCAATAATTATGTCGGTAGGTGGAGCGGGGAATACAGCTTTCGCTTCTGCGATAAGTGCTACATACCGAACCAATCTAGTGAAAAATTTGATGTCGTCAATCAGAACGGAGCAATATGACGGTATTGATGTAGATATCGAACCCGTGAACGCTTCCGATACGGCGAATATTAAATTATTCATAAAAGAGTTATACGATTCACTGCAGACTCATCATGCCTATTACGATGTATCGAAAAAACCATTATTAACTTGTGCAATTTATAATTATGAAAAAATGTGGGCTGGTTTAAGCCCTTATTTCGACCAGATAAACTTAATGAGCTACGATTTCTTTGGAACGTGGTTTGGAAAGAGTTGGCATAATAATGCACCGACAAGCGCCCCTACCGATGTCGATATATATAATTCTCCTATGACAACAGTACAATCGAAAATGCAGCGATATCTTAATGCGGGAATGCCGGCGAGTAAGTTTGGTGTCGGAGTAGATTTTAATGGTTATGTTTGGCAAGGTGGTTTATTAGCAGATGGTTCAGGGAACGGAATTACTGCCCCTCGCCAGAGATGGTCAACGGCTCCTACAATGGTTGGCGGAAAAGAAACTCAATATTATGCTTTACGAAAAAAATATATTGATACAGCTGCAACATCATATCATTATGATAATATCTGCAAAGTACCATATATCGGCATAGATAATCCGGGGAATACAAACGATCTTTATATCACTTACCAAGATTCTTCAACAGTAACAGAAATTATCAATCTTGCAAGAACGAATAAACTTGGTGGCGTTATTATATGGGAAGTAGGTGGCGGCTATCTTGGCACAACCGAATTTCCCGCGGCACAATACCCAACCTTACTCAGAGATCCACTATTGAGAGCTGTTAAACAAGCTGTTGGCGGAACAATAACCTCACCATCGGTTACCCTCCCATCAGTTCCAACTCTACAGTCTCCAATTAATGCTTCTACGGCAGTTATTATAAATCCTACACTTCAATGGAACACTAGCGCGGGCGCAAATACTTATCACATACAAGTAGCCACGTCTTCCTCATTCGTTACTTATATCGCAAATGATTCTCTTCATTCATCGACCTCTAAACAAATAGCGGATTTAGAATATCGGTCATCGTATTTCTGGCGTGTGCGTGCCCGTAACAATGTTGGTTACAGCGGTTGGTCTTCAGTTTGGAGTTTTACCACAGACAGTCTTCAAATTATTTCTGTAGCCGATAATATACTATACGACGATGCCTTAAAATCACCATGGATGAATGCTTCGTGGAGTTCAACAATTGATTTTTCAAATGCTGAACAAGTTTCGGAGGGGATGTTCGCAATGAAAGCTGTCCAAACAGGTTGGGGTGCGCTGCGATTCAGAAGCGGGTCGTGGAGTGTTCCTGTGCCAGTACAGTTATCCCAAAACCAGAAATTGCAATTTAAAGTTTTCAGTACTACCAGTGGCTTGTCTTTAAGAGTTAACTTCTCCAACGATGCTGCCCAAACTTTTCCAGCGCGTATTGTTTCTCCAACAGTCGGTAATTGGGTTGTCGTGTCTATACCTACTGATTCTTTAAATCCGAACAGCCAAGTAGTTCACAATTTAGTGATACAAAATAATAGCGGCAATACTGTTACTTTTTATATAGACGCATTAGGTATATCAGCCGCTGAGAGCCCAGCTATTACACTGGCCAAAACTACATTAGTATCGCCCGTTCATAATTCAATAGAACAACCCACCAGTTTACCTCTGCAGTGGAATGCAGTGCAAAATGCACTACAGTATCAATTACAGGTCGCTAAAGATAGTATGTTCACTCTAAAAGTCGTGGATGATTCAGTTATCAGTGCCACAGTATATCAATTATCCGGACTTTTAAGCAACACTACTTATTTTTGGAGAGTCCGGGCGAAATCTAACACTGCGATAGGACAATATTCAGACGTTTCCAAATTTAAAACTATGTTATTGTACATTCATGTATCCTTAGATAAGAAATCAATTGACTTTGGAAAGGTTGTAGTCGGAAAATCAAAACGCGACTCTATTCTAGTAACAAACTCTGGAAATATTTTAGCTAATATCTCTCATGTTTTAGTCTCGAGCACGGAGTACTCAATTACTCCACAAAATTTTGAATTGGCTCCGGGTATTCAGAAAAAAGTTTACGTTACTTTTAGTCCAACTAAGAAAGTAACCGTCAACTCAAAAGTACTGCTACTTTGCGAAAGTTTAAATTATACTGATACTGTTGCAGTAACCGGCAGAGGAGTAAGTACTCCAAAGATAGTTCTTAATCCCGCTTCAATTGCTTTGCCAATCATACCCGAGGGAAGCTCGGTAGTGGATAGCTTCAAGGTGTATAATATAGGTGAAGTTGAAACGAACATCATAAATGTACAATCAACGAATGCTGATTTTGCAGTATATCCAACTTCTGCAACGATAGCTGCGATGGACAGTCAATATTTCTTCGTAACAATATCTTCGGAAGGCAATGAAAGTAAAGATGGCTATATCATACTTCAGAATGACGCCACGATATTAACCGATTCGATGTATGTGAGTGTTCAATCAGCATTGGGTGTTGGCTCAGAGGAATTCCCTAAAGAATTTACTCTAAAACAAAATTATCCCAATCCTTTTAATCCCGTAACTACAATTAGTTTCCAGGTTCCAGTTAATCAGTACATGACTCTAAAAGTATATGACTTACTCGGACAAGAAATAGCCACGTTAGTGGACGGATTCAAAGCAGCGGGCAGCTATGAAGTTCAATGGAATGCTGACAGCCAGCCCAGCGGTACATACTTCTACAGGCTAACTGCTGGTTCGTTCACATCTGTGAAGAAGCTGCTTCTCTTACGCTAA
- the trkA gene encoding Trk system potassium transporter TrkA — protein sequence MKIIIVGAGEVGFHLAKILSQEHHDIVVIDSDEERVGRVNENLDVLAVEGSGISPNLLSQSGAQNADLLVAVSPYDEINMLACQIANKLGTKRTIARVSNPEFNSLDALIKPEQLGISLTINPEAVTADEVVRLVKRSTATDVLEFGEGRIQIIGLRLDGNSPLINKKMREIVSDYTELVFRVVAISRGARTIIPTGDDVFKKNDQVFAVCKTEYVKEMLRLAGKESEEVKNVMILGGGKIGSQVAESLEDSINVKIVESNKERSIELADRLRKALVIQGEGSDIDLLAKEGIMDMDVFIAVSEDEETNIISCLMAKHLGVSKTIALVENTDYVTLAGTIGLDVAVNKKLSAAQIILKFIRKGEILSVATLHGVDAEVIELLAKKGSDITKKTLKEVNFPQGAIVGCVIRENDVLIPVGATKINPNDRVVVFTLPRSIPDLEKFFSK from the coding sequence TTGAAGATAATTATAGTTGGTGCAGGCGAGGTAGGTTTTCATCTTGCCAAAATCCTATCACAGGAACATCACGATATCGTAGTGATAGATAGTGATGAAGAACGCGTGGGGCGAGTAAACGAAAATTTAGATGTATTGGCTGTTGAAGGGAGCGGGATAAGTCCAAATCTTCTTTCGCAATCGGGGGCACAAAATGCCGATTTGTTAGTAGCCGTGTCGCCTTACGACGAAATAAATATGCTTGCCTGCCAGATAGCGAATAAATTAGGCACAAAACGAACAATTGCCCGCGTTAGCAACCCCGAATTTAACTCGCTCGATGCTCTTATAAAACCGGAACAACTTGGAATCAGTCTTACTATCAATCCCGAAGCTGTAACTGCCGACGAAGTGGTGCGACTTGTAAAACGCTCGACTGCTACCGATGTGCTTGAATTTGGCGAAGGAAGAATTCAGATAATTGGGCTTCGGCTCGATGGTAATAGTCCGTTAATTAATAAGAAGATGCGCGAGATAGTATCCGACTACACGGAGCTTGTGTTCAGAGTAGTAGCAATAAGCCGGGGCGCGCGCACCATCATTCCGACGGGCGACGATGTGTTCAAAAAGAACGATCAGGTTTTTGCTGTGTGTAAAACCGAATATGTAAAAGAGATGCTTCGGCTTGCCGGCAAAGAAAGCGAAGAAGTAAAAAATGTGATGATTTTAGGTGGCGGAAAAATTGGTAGCCAAGTAGCTGAATCATTAGAAGACAGTATAAATGTTAAAATCGTTGAATCGAATAAAGAACGTTCGATAGAACTCGCCGACCGGCTTCGTAAGGCGCTTGTAATACAAGGCGAAGGTTCGGACATCGACTTGTTAGCTAAGGAAGGTATAATGGATATGGATGTTTTCATCGCGGTGTCGGAAGACGAAGAAACCAATATCATATCCTGTTTGATGGCTAAACATTTAGGAGTTTCGAAAACTATTGCTTTAGTTGAAAACACCGATTACGTTACGTTAGCTGGAACAATCGGACTTGATGTGGCGGTGAATAAAAAACTTTCGGCAGCTCAGATCATTTTAAAATTTATTCGCAAAGGAGAAATTCTTTCTGTTGCAACATTGCACGGCGTTGACGCCGAAGTAATTGAATTGCTCGCTAAAAAGGGTTCCGACATTACTAAAAAAACTTTGAAAGAGGTGAACTTTCCGCAAGGTGCAATAGTCGGTTGTGTTATCCGTGAGAACGATGTGTTGATACCGGTTGGTGCAACAAAAATAAATCCGAACGACAGGGTTGTAGTGTTTACGTTGCCGCGTTCAATTCCGGATTTAGAAAAATTTTTCAGCAAATAA
- a CDS encoding TrkH family potassium uptake protein, translating to MNFKGVISILGFLVFVVGVFMLLAIPFSLYYSGDDIPAFLISSGICLITGAAVWLLFRKHSSDLKVRDGFAIVTFGWVAMSLFGSLPFMIHGSIPSFTDAFFETASGFTTTGASIMTDIEKHPHGILFWRSMTQWIGGMGIIVLSLAILPILGIGGMQLYKAEAPGPTVDKLKPRIGETAKALWSVYILFTFLQVFLLMIGGMNLFDALTHSFTTMATGGFSTKNASIAHYNSAYIDIVVTIFMLAAGVNFALHYRAVNGNVKSYFKNSEFLFYLTLTFLAIGLASAILFIHGNYSSVFDSIRYASFQVVSILTTTGFATANYIHWPIAIQFILFLLMFIGGSAGSTAGGIKVMRILILLRNGAAEFRKLLHPKAIVPVRFNGRAVSTEIISNILAFFVLFMVTFVVGTIIMTTLGLDKVTAMGAVIASLGNIGPGLGEVGPVANYAHIPILGKWVLSICMIIGRLELFTVLVIFTRVYWRA from the coding sequence ATGAACTTCAAGGGTGTAATTTCAATTTTAGGATTTTTGGTTTTTGTTGTGGGAGTTTTTATGCTTCTTGCCATCCCTTTTTCGCTTTATTATTCTGGCGATGATATACCCGCTTTTCTTATTTCATCGGGGATTTGTCTGATTACGGGCGCCGCTGTATGGCTTCTGTTTAGAAAGCATTCAAGCGATTTGAAAGTCCGCGATGGTTTTGCGATAGTAACTTTCGGATGGGTGGCAATGAGCTTGTTCGGTTCGCTACCGTTCATGATTCACGGCAGCATCCCTTCGTTTACCGATGCGTTTTTTGAAACAGCATCCGGTTTTACAACCACAGGCGCTTCGATTATGACAGATATCGAAAAACATCCGCACGGTATTCTCTTCTGGCGCAGTATGACTCAATGGATTGGCGGTATGGGGATCATTGTTTTATCGTTAGCCATTTTGCCAATATTAGGAATCGGAGGAATGCAGCTTTATAAAGCCGAAGCGCCCGGTCCTACGGTCGATAAACTCAAACCAAGAATCGGCGAAACTGCAAAAGCTTTGTGGTCGGTTTATATCCTCTTCACTTTTTTACAGGTTTTTTTGTTGATGATAGGCGGAATGAATTTGTTTGATGCCCTAACACACTCATTTACAACCATGGCTACCGGCGGATTCTCAACAAAGAATGCAAGCATCGCACATTACAATTCCGCATACATCGATATCGTCGTTACAATTTTTATGCTTGCTGCCGGAGTCAACTTTGCTCTTCACTACCGAGCTGTTAACGGCAATGTTAAAAGTTATTTCAAAAACAGCGAGTTTCTATTTTATCTGACTTTAACTTTTTTAGCAATCGGTTTGGCTTCGGCAATTCTTTTCATTCACGGAAATTATTCATCTGTATTCGATTCGATCCGCTATGCTTCCTTTCAAGTTGTATCAATCTTAACCACCACAGGTTTTGCAACAGCCAATTATATTCATTGGCCCATAGCAATTCAATTTATATTATTCTTACTGATGTTTATTGGAGGTTCGGCGGGCTCAACAGCCGGCGGTATAAAAGTTATGCGCATACTTATATTACTCCGTAACGGCGCCGCTGAATTTCGAAAACTTCTTCACCCGAAAGCTATTGTTCCTGTGCGATTCAACGGTAGAGCTGTTTCCACCGAAATAATCAGCAACATATTAGCTTTCTTCGTCTTGTTTATGGTTACGTTTGTAGTGGGAACAATAATTATGACTACATTAGGTTTAGATAAGGTTACCGCAATGGGTGCGGTGATTGCAAGTTTAGGGAACATCGGTCCCGGTCTTGGCGAGGTTGGACCTGTTGCAAATTATGCACACATACCAATTCTCGGGAAATGGGTGTTAAGCATTTGTATGATAATCGGCAGGCTCGAGCTTTTCACAGTGTTAGTTATTTTTACACGTGTTTATTGGCGGGCGTAA